From the Candidatus Cloacimonadota bacterium genome, the window AGCCGCATCTTTGAACCTTACTTTTCTCAAAAGAGCAAGGGTACGGGATTAGGTTTGGCATTGGTCAAAAAGCTGTGCGATGCCAATGGTGCTATTATTAGAGTTAAGAGCAAGATTGGTGAGGGCAGTGAATTTACGCTTATCATTGAGAGCAAAACAACGTGAAAATACTTATTATAGATGACGAAAAGAACATACGTCTGAGTCTGAGCGGAATTTTGGCGGACGAAGGTTATGAGGCTTTTGGATTTGGCACCATAAAAGAGGGAATTGGCAGCCTGGAAGAAATAGAGCCAGATGCTGTACTTCTGGATGTTAAACTGCCAGACGGCAACGGTATAGATGCCATTAAACAAATCAAGACCTCGATGCCTCAGGTTCCCGTGATCATGATTTCGGGTAATAGCAATA encodes:
- a CDS encoding response regulator, whose protein sequence is MKILIIDDEKNIRLSLSGILADEGYEAFGFGTIKEGIGSLEEIEPDAVLLDVKLPDGNGIDAIKQIKTSMPQVPVIMISGNSN